A genome region from Bufo gargarizans isolate SCDJY-AF-19 chromosome 2, ASM1485885v1, whole genome shotgun sequence includes the following:
- the PGD gene encoding 6-phosphogluconate dehydrogenase, decarboxylating, translating to MAEADIALIGLAVMGQNLILNMNDHGYVVCAFNRTVSKVDEFLANEAKGTKVIGAHSLKEMVCKLKKPRRIMMLVKAGKAVDDFINSLVPLLSPGDIIIDGGNSEYSDSTRRCKELKAKGIRFVGSGVSGGEDGARYGPSLMPGGDSEAWPYIKDIFQGIAAKVGKEPCCDWVGEEGSGHFVKMVHNGIEYGDMQLICEAYHLMKDILGMEQDEMAKTFEEWNKTELDSFLIEITADILKFKDNDGKHLLPKIQDTAGQKGTGKWTAISALDFGVPVTLIGEAVFARCLSSLKSERVVASKQLQGPKQVPFKGDKKSFLDDICKALYASKIISYAQGFILFRQAAKDFGWKLNYGGIAMMWRGGCIIRSVFLGKITEAFDRNPDLQNLLLDDFFKKEMHSCQESWRRVVSCGVQHGIPMPCFTTALSFYDGYRHEMLPANLIQAQRDYFGAHTYELLSNPGHYVHTNWTGHGGNVSSSSYNV from the exons ATGGCGGA AGCTGATATCGCCCTCATTGGATTGGCTGTGATGGGCCAGAACCTGATCCTGAACATGAACGATCATGGCTATGTG GTTTGTGCATTTAACCGCACCGTTTCAAAGGTTGACGAGTTCCTGGCTAATGAAGCTAAAGGCACCAAGGTGATTGGGGCTCATTCTTTAAAAGAAATGGTTTGCAAGCTGAAGAAACCTCGGAGGATTATGATGCTGGTGAAGGCTGGAAAAGCAGTAGACGACTTCATCAATAGTCTG GTTCCTTTGCTTTCACCTGGTGACATCATCATTGATGGTGGCAATTCAGAGTACAGTGACAGCACA aggCGCTGTAAGGAGCTAAAAGCCAAGGGCATCCGGTTTGTTGGTAGTGGTGTTAGTGGAGGAGAGGACGGGGCCAGATATGGACCATCTCTGATGCCTGGAGGAGACAGTGAGGCTTG GCCTTACATTAAAGACATTTTCCAGGGCATTGCAGCCAAGGTTGGGAAGGAGCCATGCTGTGACTGG GTGGGCGAAGAAGGCTCGGGCCATTTTGTGAAAATGGTTCACAATGGAATTGAGTATGGTGACATGCAGCTGATCTGCGAAGCTTACCATCTGATGAAGGACATCCTCGGGATGGAGCAGGATGAGATGGCGAAG ACGTTTGAAGAATGGAACAAGACTGAGCTGGACTCCTTCTTGATTGAAATTACGGCTGACATTCTTAAATTCAAGGACAACGATGGAAAGCACCTGCTCCCAAAGATTCAGGACACCGCTGGGCAGAAAGGCACCGGAAAGTGGACAGCAATCTCTGCTCTAGATTTTGGAGTCCCAGTTACTCTCATTG GTGAAGCAGTGTTTGCACGTTGCCTGTCGTCTTTGAAGAGCGAAAGGGTTGTGGCAAGCAAGCAGCTTCAAGGACCAAAACAGGTCCCATTTAAAGGAGATAAGAAGTCATTCCTCGACGACATTTGTAAA GCTTTATATGCATCTAAGATAATTTCTTATGCACAAGGATTTATTCTGTTCCGTCAAGCAGCAAAGGACTTTGGATGGAAGTTAAATTATGGTGGaattgcaatgatgtggaggggcGGTTGCATCATTCGCAG TGTGTTCTTGGGCAAAATCACAGAAGCCTTTGACAGAAATCCAGATCTTCAAAACCTTTTGCTGGATGATTTCTTCAAAAAGGAGATGCATAGCTGTCAG GAGTCCTGGCGCCGGGTGGTGAGCTGTGGGGTGCAGCATGGTATCCCCATGCCATGCTTCACCACAGCATTGTCATTCTATGATGGCTACAGGCATGAAATGCTACCAGCAAACCTGATCCAG gcTCAGAGAGATTACTTTGGGGCTCACACCTACGAGCTTCTGTCCAACCCTGGACATTATGTTCACACTAACTGGACCGGTCATGGGGGCAACGTGTCTTCCTCTTCTTACAATGTTTGA